The Saccharothrix variisporea genome has a segment encoding these proteins:
- a CDS encoding STAS domain-containing protein, translated as MDLQVRSEVRGGWTVVAVTGELDADTVPVLSDHLEETPGQRVVVDLAGVPFMDTTGLSLMLDWHRRLDTAGGQFRMASLQPAVQKLFRLTELAEFMHIHDSVDEATAN; from the coding sequence ATGGACTTGCAGGTGCGCAGTGAGGTGCGCGGCGGCTGGACGGTCGTCGCGGTGACGGGCGAGCTGGACGCGGACACCGTGCCCGTGCTCTCCGACCACCTCGAAGAGACTCCGGGGCAGCGGGTGGTGGTGGACCTGGCCGGCGTGCCGTTCATGGACACCACGGGCCTGTCCCTGATGCTCGACTGGCACCGCCGCCTCGACACCGCCGGGGGCCAGTTCCGCATGGCCTCGCTCCAGCCCGCCGTGCAGAAGCTGTTCCGGCTCACCGAGCTGGCCGAGTTCATGCACATCCACGACTCCGTGGACGAGGCCACGGCGAACTAG
- a CDS encoding ATP-binding protein — protein sequence MRNEPATPVAVTLPATAGASAQARRIVGEAVAAWGVAPDVAEDAALVVTEMVSNAVDHAAGPVELSVSRTRNGGVRIEVSDSSPTQPSPRPIEVDSARGRGLIIIAALSREWGTTPTATGKTVWAELP from the coding sequence GTGCGCAACGAGCCAGCGACGCCGGTGGCCGTGACGCTGCCCGCGACCGCAGGCGCGTCCGCGCAGGCACGACGCATCGTGGGCGAGGCGGTGGCGGCGTGGGGCGTGGCGCCCGACGTGGCCGAAGACGCGGCGCTGGTGGTCACGGAGATGGTGTCGAACGCGGTGGACCACGCCGCGGGGCCTGTGGAACTGAGCGTCAGCCGGACGCGGAACGGCGGCGTGCGGATCGAGGTGTCCGATTCGTCCCCGACCCAGCCGTCCCCGAGACCCATCGAGGTCGACTCGGCCAGAGGCCGGGGCTTGATCATCATCGCCGCCCTGAGCCGGGAGTGGGGAACGACACCCACGGCGACCGGCAAGACGGTGTGGGCGGAACTGCCCTGA
- a CDS encoding AraC family transcriptional regulator: MTEGASAPVEPLNDALERIRLEGAIFMRCEFTERWALSDLGGPGFAAMMHPGAERLVLFHVVASGRCWVSTPGGDRTWADAGDVIVLPYGDEFLVGGEEPVEPVSVMTVAPPPPWHEMPTLRHGEGGSRTDVVCGCLYSEDPLFDPDLKAFPPAFVVPTTDGPARSWFDASIAYALEQAPGGGGIRRTKLPEMLIIEVLRLYLSTAPGADRGWLAAVRDPVLAPAMKAIHGHPGRRWTVDDLARLTAVSRSSLDARFREILGLSPIRYVNEWRMRVAQDLLATTDMTVAAIARRIEYESEEAFSRAFKQATAQSPSVWRTSRSTSRPRPTGGPSQ; this comes from the coding sequence ATGACCGAGGGCGCAAGCGCTCCGGTCGAGCCCCTGAACGACGCGCTCGAGCGGATCCGCCTCGAGGGCGCCATCTTCATGCGCTGCGAGTTCACCGAACGCTGGGCGCTGTCCGACCTGGGTGGCCCTGGGTTCGCCGCGATGATGCACCCCGGTGCCGAGCGCTTGGTCCTGTTCCACGTCGTGGCATCGGGACGCTGTTGGGTTTCGACCCCCGGCGGCGACCGCACCTGGGCCGACGCCGGAGACGTGATCGTGCTCCCGTACGGCGACGAATTCCTGGTCGGCGGCGAGGAGCCGGTCGAACCCGTGTCGGTCATGACCGTCGCCCCGCCGCCACCGTGGCACGAGATGCCGACACTCCGCCACGGCGAGGGCGGCTCCCGGACGGACGTCGTGTGCGGGTGCCTGTACTCCGAGGACCCGCTGTTCGACCCCGACCTGAAGGCGTTCCCTCCCGCGTTCGTCGTACCCACCACGGACGGCCCCGCACGATCGTGGTTCGACGCCAGCATCGCCTACGCCCTCGAGCAAGCTCCCGGTGGCGGCGGGATCCGACGGACGAAGCTGCCCGAAATGCTGATCATCGAAGTGCTGCGCCTCTACCTGTCGACCGCGCCCGGGGCCGACCGGGGCTGGCTCGCGGCCGTGCGCGACCCGGTGCTCGCCCCGGCGATGAAGGCCATCCACGGCCACCCCGGACGCAGGTGGACCGTCGACGACCTCGCCAGGCTGACGGCGGTCTCACGGTCATCGCTCGACGCCCGCTTCCGCGAGATCCTGGGCCTGTCACCGATCCGCTACGTCAACGAGTGGCGCATGCGCGTCGCCCAAGACCTGCTCGCCACCACCGACATGACGGTCGCCGCGATCGCGAGGCGGATCGAGTACGAGTCCGAGGAAGCGTTCAGCCGAGCGTTCAAACAGGCCACTGCGCAGTCACCCAGTGTTTGGCGGACAAGCCGATCGACCAGCCGTCCACGACCGACTGGTGGTCCGAGTCAGTAG
- a CDS encoding methyltransferase domain-containing protein, producing MTSTTTGLWKQHSGNPVENYERYFVPTIGTAWAGALLEAADLRAGERVLDIACGTGVVTRRAAERVGPRGSVTGLDISAGMLEIARAGSAEIDWREGDAAALPLPDGAFDVVVSSLGMQFVEDKQSALREVHRVLTPGGRVAIATVGPTPPLFAVLEQALARHVSPEVAGFMRAVFSLYDPEQLRTLATDAGFDDIDVRSKALTVTLPAPAEFLWQYVHSTPLIAAIATLDDAKSAALQQDVVAGWQSFVRSGELVLTANAVLTTAKRRKG from the coding sequence ATGACCAGCACGACTACGGGGTTGTGGAAGCAGCACAGCGGCAACCCGGTCGAGAACTACGAGCGGTACTTCGTCCCGACGATCGGCACCGCCTGGGCCGGTGCCCTGCTCGAGGCGGCCGACCTGCGCGCCGGTGAGCGGGTGCTCGACATCGCATGCGGTACCGGTGTCGTGACTCGTCGTGCCGCCGAACGGGTCGGGCCTCGCGGATCGGTGACCGGCCTCGACATCAGCGCCGGCATGCTCGAGATCGCGCGCGCGGGCAGTGCCGAGATCGACTGGCGCGAGGGGGACGCGGCAGCGCTGCCGCTGCCCGATGGCGCCTTCGACGTCGTCGTCAGCTCACTCGGCATGCAGTTCGTCGAAGACAAGCAATCGGCTCTCCGCGAGGTGCACCGCGTCCTCACCCCCGGCGGACGCGTCGCCATCGCAACGGTCGGCCCGACTCCACCGCTGTTCGCGGTCCTCGAACAGGCACTCGCACGGCACGTGTCACCCGAAGTGGCGGGCTTCATGCGTGCGGTGTTCTCGCTGTACGACCCGGAGCAGCTGCGGACGCTGGCGACCGACGCCGGGTTCGACGACATCGACGTCCGGTCGAAAGCGCTGACGGTCACCCTGCCCGCGCCGGCGGAGTTCCTCTGGCAGTACGTCCACAGCACGCCCCTGATCGCCGCGATCGCAACGCTCGACGACGCGAAGTCGGCCGCACTCCAGCAGGACGTCGTGGCCGGGTGGCAGTCGTTCGTCAGGAGCGGGGAGTTGGTGCTGACCGCGAACGCCGTCCTCACGACTGCGAAGCGGCGCAAGGGGTAG
- a CDS encoding hybrid sensor histidine kinase/response regulator yields MTTAQDDTDVTLARLLSAMREMRDGNFRRRLVVPDGPAAELAEVFNEIAERNQWLVGELVRVRQAVGQEGRLSERLAPGAGPQGWAMAADAVNGLIDDLTRPTAELSRVLAAVAEGDLSQEITVTARGDVATLVESFNSMTATLRTFAGEVTRVAREVGTEGRLGGKANVPGVAGTWRDLTDSVNFMSDNLTAQVRDIAQVATAVAQGDLSQKITVTVAGEMLELKDTVNTMVDQLSSFADEVTRVAREVGTDGRLGGQAQVPGVGGTWRDLTDNVNFMANNLTSQVRNIAQVATAVAQGDLSQKITVDARGEILELKDTINTMVDQLSSFADEVTRVAREVGTEGRLGGQAQVPGVAGTWRDLTDSVNFMAGNLTSQVRNIAQVTTAVAQGDLSQKIDVDARGEILQLKTTINTMVDQLSSFAAEVTRVAREVGSDGRLGGQAQVPGVAGTWRDLTDSVNFMAGNLTAQVRNIAQVATAVARGDLSQKITVNARGEILELKDTVNTMVDQLSSFADEVTRVAREVGTDGRLGGQAQVPGVAGTWRDLTDSVNFMANNLTAQVRNIAQVTTAVAGGDLSQKITVDARGEILELKSTINTMVDQLSGFADEVTRVAREVGTDGRLGGQARVPGVAGTWKDLTDNVNVMADNLTTQVRSIAAVAAAVAGGDLSKKITVEAKGEIAALADTINGMVDTLRAFADEVTRVSREVGTEGILGGQARVPNVAGTWKDLTDNVNFMANNLTNQVRNIAQVTTAVARGDLSKKIDVDARGEILELKTTINTMVDQLSSFADEVTRVAREVGTEGKLGGQAEVEGVSGTWKRLTENVNELAGNLTRQVRAIAVVATAVTAGDLSRQITVDASGEVAELKDNVNRMISNLRETTRANQEQDWLKTNLARLSGMMQGHRDLHAMASLVISELAPLVSAQHGAFFLVDGESDAVELTATYAYQPRGGRPTRFARGESLIGQVAVEKKTVLVRDVPPGYLEIGSGLGSAPPLNLVILPVVFQGETLGVIELGSFSEFTEVHLDLLDQLKENIGVNVNTMLANARTDSLLAESQRLTEELRAGSVELEARARQLSSASKYKSEFMANMSHELRTPLNSLLILAKLLADNLDGNLNPKQVEFAKTIHSAGTDLLQLIDDILDLTKVESGHMQVQTDPVRVSDVVNYVEALTLPLAAEKNLEFEVTVEPDVPSTLHTDEHRLQQILRNLLSNAVKFTHDGAIRLRIRLSEGAVAFDVQDTGIGIPADKLSVIFEAFQQADGTTSRKYGGTGLGLSISRELAALLEGRLDVRSEPGVGSTFTLYLPLGDHSLVPTPVEPELPELLTPVEEPTTVAEAPDDLPPAPMRFHGEKVLIVDDDLRNVFALTSVLELHGLEVIYADNGITGVRALEQYDDVSLVLMDIMMPELDGNATIAAIRAMSRYADLPVIAVTAKAMKGDREKSLASGATDYVTKPVDTEHLLRLIAFYLGLEQD; encoded by the coding sequence GTGACGACCGCCCAGGACGACACGGACGTGACCCTGGCCCGCCTGCTGTCCGCGATGCGCGAGATGCGGGACGGGAACTTCCGCCGCCGGCTCGTGGTGCCCGACGGCCCGGCCGCCGAGCTGGCCGAGGTGTTCAACGAGATCGCCGAGCGCAACCAGTGGCTGGTCGGCGAGCTGGTGCGGGTGCGCCAGGCGGTGGGCCAGGAGGGGCGGCTGAGCGAGCGGCTCGCGCCCGGGGCCGGTCCGCAGGGCTGGGCGATGGCCGCCGACGCGGTCAACGGCCTGATCGACGACCTGACCCGCCCGACCGCCGAGCTGAGCCGGGTGCTGGCGGCCGTGGCCGAGGGCGACCTGTCCCAGGAGATCACCGTCACCGCGCGCGGCGACGTGGCGACCCTGGTGGAGAGCTTCAACTCGATGACCGCGACCCTGCGGACGTTCGCGGGCGAGGTCACGCGCGTGGCGCGCGAGGTCGGCACCGAGGGCCGGCTGGGCGGCAAGGCCAACGTGCCGGGCGTGGCGGGGACCTGGCGTGACCTGACCGACTCGGTGAACTTCATGTCCGACAACCTCACCGCGCAGGTCCGCGACATCGCGCAGGTGGCGACGGCGGTGGCGCAGGGCGACCTGTCGCAGAAGATCACCGTCACGGTCGCGGGCGAGATGCTGGAGCTGAAGGACACCGTCAACACGATGGTCGACCAGCTCAGCTCGTTCGCCGACGAGGTCACCCGCGTGGCCCGCGAGGTCGGCACGGACGGTCGGCTCGGTGGTCAGGCGCAGGTCCCCGGCGTCGGCGGCACCTGGCGCGACCTGACCGACAACGTCAACTTCATGGCGAACAACCTGACCAGCCAGGTCCGCAACATCGCCCAGGTCGCGACGGCGGTGGCGCAGGGCGACCTGTCGCAGAAGATCACCGTGGACGCGCGCGGCGAGATCCTCGAGCTCAAGGACACCATCAACACGATGGTGGACCAGCTCAGCTCGTTCGCCGACGAGGTCACCCGCGTCGCCCGAGAGGTCGGCACCGAGGGCCGGCTGGGTGGTCAGGCGCAGGTCCCCGGCGTGGCCGGCACGTGGCGCGACCTGACCGACTCGGTGAACTTCATGGCGGGCAACCTGACCAGCCAGGTCCGCAACATCGCCCAGGTCACCACGGCGGTCGCGCAGGGCGACCTGTCGCAGAAGATCGACGTGGACGCGCGCGGCGAGATCCTCCAGCTCAAGACCACGATCAACACGATGGTCGACCAGCTCAGCTCGTTCGCCGCCGAGGTGACCCGCGTGGCGCGCGAGGTCGGCAGCGATGGCCGCCTCGGCGGTCAGGCCCAGGTCCCCGGCGTGGCGGGCACGTGGCGTGACCTGACCGACTCGGTGAACTTCATGGCGGGCAACCTGACCGCCCAGGTCCGCAACATCGCCCAGGTCGCGACGGCCGTGGCGCGCGGTGACCTGTCGCAGAAGATCACGGTCAACGCGCGCGGCGAGATCCTGGAGCTGAAGGACACCGTCAACACGATGGTGGACCAGCTGTCGTCGTTCGCCGACGAGGTCACCCGCGTCGCCCGAGAGGTCGGCACCGACGGTCGCCTCGGCGGTCAGGCCCAGGTCCCCGGCGTGGCGGGCACCTGGCGGGACCTGACCGACTCGGTGAACTTCATGGCCAACAACCTGACCGCCCAGGTCCGCAACATCGCCCAGGTCACCACGGCGGTCGCGGGCGGCGACCTGTCCCAGAAGATCACCGTCGACGCGCGCGGCGAGATCCTCGAGCTCAAGTCGACCATCAACACGATGGTGGACCAGCTGTCCGGCTTCGCCGACGAGGTCACGCGCGTGGCCCGCGAAGTCGGCACGGACGGTCGCCTCGGCGGCCAGGCCCGCGTGCCGGGCGTCGCGGGCACGTGGAAGGACCTGACCGACAACGTCAACGTCATGGCCGACAACCTGACCACCCAGGTGCGCAGCATCGCGGCGGTGGCGGCGGCGGTCGCGGGCGGCGACCTGTCGAAGAAGATCACCGTCGAGGCCAAGGGCGAGATCGCGGCCCTGGCCGACACCATCAACGGCATGGTGGACACGCTGCGCGCGTTCGCCGACGAGGTCACCCGCGTGTCCCGCGAGGTCGGCACCGAGGGCATCCTGGGCGGTCAGGCCCGCGTCCCGAACGTGGCCGGCACGTGGAAGGACCTGACCGACAACGTCAACTTCATGGCGAACAACCTGACCAACCAGGTCCGCAACATCGCCCAGGTCACCACCGCCGTCGCCCGCGGCGACCTGTCCAAGAAGATCGACGTGGACGCCCGCGGCGAGATCCTGGAGCTCAAGACCACGATCAACACCATGGTCGACCAGCTGTCGTCGTTCGCCGACGAGGTCACCCGTGTCGCCCGCGAGGTCGGCACCGAGGGCAAGCTGGGCGGCCAGGCCGAGGTCGAGGGCGTGTCCGGCACGTGGAAGCGGCTCACCGAGAACGTCAACGAGCTGGCCGGGAACCTCACCCGGCAGGTGCGCGCGATCGCCGTCGTGGCCACCGCCGTGACCGCGGGCGACCTGAGCCGCCAGATCACCGTGGACGCCTCCGGCGAGGTCGCGGAGCTGAAGGACAACGTCAACCGGATGATCAGCAACCTCCGCGAGACGACCCGCGCCAACCAGGAGCAGGACTGGCTCAAGACCAACCTGGCACGGCTGTCGGGCATGATGCAGGGCCACCGCGACCTGCACGCCATGGCGTCGCTGGTGATCAGCGAACTGGCCCCGCTGGTCTCCGCCCAGCACGGCGCGTTCTTCCTGGTCGACGGCGAGTCCGACGCGGTCGAGCTGACCGCCACCTACGCCTACCAGCCACGCGGCGGCCGACCGACCCGGTTCGCGCGCGGCGAGTCGCTGATCGGCCAGGTGGCGGTGGAGAAGAAGACCGTGCTGGTGCGGGACGTGCCGCCGGGCTACCTGGAGATCGGCTCGGGCCTGGGCTCCGCGCCGCCGCTGAACCTGGTGATCCTGCCGGTGGTGTTCCAGGGCGAGACGCTGGGCGTGATCGAGCTGGGGTCGTTCAGCGAGTTCACCGAGGTCCACCTGGACCTGCTGGACCAGCTGAAGGAGAACATCGGCGTCAACGTCAACACCATGCTCGCCAACGCCCGCACGGACAGCCTGCTGGCCGAGTCGCAGCGCCTGACCGAGGAGCTGCGGGCCGGTTCGGTGGAGCTGGAGGCGCGGGCAAGGCAGCTGTCCTCGGCGTCGAAGTACAAGTCCGAGTTCATGGCGAACATGAGCCACGAGCTGCGCACCCCGCTCAACAGCCTGCTCATCCTGGCCAAGCTGCTGGCCGACAACCTCGACGGCAACCTCAACCCGAAGCAGGTCGAGTTCGCGAAGACCATCCACTCGGCGGGCACGGACCTGCTGCAGCTCATCGACGACATCCTGGACCTGACCAAGGTCGAGTCCGGGCACATGCAGGTGCAGACCGACCCCGTGCGGGTGTCGGACGTGGTGAACTACGTCGAGGCGCTGACCCTGCCGCTGGCGGCGGAGAAGAACCTGGAGTTCGAGGTCACCGTCGAGCCGGACGTCCCGTCCACCCTGCACACCGACGAGCACCGGCTGCAGCAGATCCTGCGCAACCTGCTGTCCAACGCGGTGAAGTTCACCCACGACGGCGCCATCCGCCTGCGCATCCGCCTGTCCGAGGGCGCGGTCGCCTTCGACGTGCAGGACACCGGCATCGGCATCCCGGCGGACAAGCTGTCGGTGATCTTCGAGGCGTTCCAACAGGCCGACGGCACCACGTCCCGCAAGTACGGCGGCACGGGCCTGGGCCTGTCCATCAGCCGCGAACTGGCCGCCCTGCTGGAAGGCCGCCTGGACGTGCGCAGCGAACCGGGCGTCGGCTCGACGTTCACCCTGTACCTGCCCCTGGGCGACCACAGCCTGGTCCCGACCCCGGTCGAACCGGAACTCCCGGAGCTGCTGACCCCGGTCGAGGAACCGACGACGGTCGCCGAGGCCCCCGACGACCTCCCCCCCGCGCCGATGCGCTTCCACGGCGAGAAGGTCCTGATCGTCGACGACGACCTGCGCAACGTCTTCGCCCTGACCAGCGTGCTGGAACTGCACGGCCTGGAGGTGATCTACGCGGACAACGGGATCACCGGCGTGCGGGCCCTGGAGCAGTACGACGACGTGTCGCTGGTGCTGATGGACATCATGATGCCGGAACTGGACGGCAACGCGACGATCGCGGCGATCCGGGCGATGTCGCGGTACGCGGACCTGCCGGTGATCGCGGTGACGGCCAAGGCGATGAAGGGGGACCGGGAGAAGTCCCTGGCATCGGGTGCGACGGATTACGTGACGAAGCCGGTGGACACCGAGCACCTGCTGCGGCTGATCGCCTTCTACCTCGGCCTGGAACAGGACTAG
- a CDS encoding antitoxin, translating into MGIGDKFDELKDKAKDALGQHGDKAEQGIDKAGGFVDEKTGGQHSERIQQGTDKAKEGLRDFGQQP; encoded by the coding sequence ATGGGCATCGGCGACAAGTTCGACGAGCTGAAGGACAAGGCCAAGGACGCGCTCGGGCAGCACGGCGACAAGGCCGAGCAGGGCATCGACAAGGCCGGCGGCTTCGTGGACGAGAAGACCGGCGGGCAGCACTCCGAGCGGATCCAGCAGGGAACCGACAAGGCCAAGGAGGGCCTGCGCGACTTCGGCCAGCAGCCGTAA
- a CDS encoding response regulator translates to MKAPLRVLICDDDTLIGEALHDVLTAEPDLSVVAVARTADDAIALAERHSPDVAVLDVRMPGGGGPRVAREIRRRSPSTRLMAFSAHVDVAVVDEMRREGVLEYLVKGATNADIVATVRRVGRT, encoded by the coding sequence GTGAAGGCCCCGCTGCGCGTGCTCATCTGCGACGACGACACCCTCATCGGCGAGGCCCTGCACGACGTCCTGACCGCCGAACCGGACCTGTCCGTGGTAGCCGTCGCCCGCACCGCCGACGACGCGATCGCCCTGGCCGAACGCCACTCCCCCGACGTGGCCGTGCTCGACGTCCGAATGCCCGGCGGCGGAGGCCCCCGCGTGGCCCGCGAGATCCGCCGCCGCAGCCCTTCGACACGCCTGATGGCCTTCTCCGCCCACGTCGACGTGGCGGTGGTGGACGAGATGCGGCGGGAGGGCGTGCTCGAGTACCTGGTCAAGGGCGCGACCAACGCCGACATCGTGGCAACGGTCCGCCGCGTCGGCCGCACCTGA
- a CDS encoding trypsin-like serine protease: MKRPRPRGLAPLVAAAVLLPLLPLSGASAAPGTAPAVTFEGDTIPTRSDAGALFYNGQDATVDEFPAIIAGLREGGSRPQGQSCTGSVVAPRKVLIAAHCADAAGEKSFLYGLDDLNASGGFRTKVVEYKKHPKYVNFDQGYDVAVVTVADDIPVRGGKYAQFATSADAGLAVPGKSGLGFGYGKKDFDDASRDVTLDKATLPIVNGDTQCQGVGAGFKSATMICAGYADGRVTILPGDSGGPLIVDGKVVGVASWSRSDFKWYSVYGRLTNDMGDWVKQEVGAPQSDFTLGVSPASVKVAAGKYASTTVTSVAGPGGSEQVTLSASGLPPGAKAVFQPTSLPTGSNAKLTVETASTTPAGTYSVTVTGTSSSGKTASTTLSLTVESGTPPVGDVKVAVSPSSGTVQQGFFAQFSVTASGGTGNLTLSASGLPSGAQAQFNPTTIAQGGTSGVFLTTNFQTPPGTYRVTIKATSADGKTGTATYTLTVTPWGAQGMKTA, translated from the coding sequence GTGAAACGACCACGTCCCAGGGGCCTCGCACCCCTCGTCGCGGCGGCCGTGCTGCTACCGCTCCTGCCCCTGTCGGGAGCCTCCGCCGCACCGGGCACCGCGCCCGCCGTCACCTTCGAGGGTGACACGATCCCCACCCGATCGGACGCCGGCGCGTTGTTCTACAACGGCCAGGACGCCACCGTCGACGAGTTCCCCGCCATCATCGCCGGCCTGCGCGAGGGCGGCTCACGCCCCCAGGGCCAGTCGTGCACCGGCTCGGTCGTCGCGCCCCGCAAGGTCCTCATCGCCGCGCACTGCGCCGACGCCGCCGGCGAGAAGAGCTTCCTGTACGGCCTGGACGACCTCAACGCGTCGGGCGGCTTCCGCACGAAGGTCGTCGAGTACAAGAAGCACCCGAAGTACGTGAACTTCGACCAGGGCTACGACGTGGCGGTGGTGACCGTCGCCGACGACATCCCCGTGCGCGGCGGCAAGTACGCCCAGTTCGCGACCTCGGCCGACGCGGGCCTGGCGGTCCCCGGCAAGAGCGGCCTGGGCTTCGGCTACGGCAAGAAGGACTTCGACGACGCCTCGCGCGACGTCACGCTGGACAAGGCGACCCTGCCGATCGTCAACGGCGACACCCAGTGCCAGGGGGTGGGCGCGGGCTTCAAGTCGGCGACCATGATCTGCGCCGGGTACGCGGACGGCCGGGTGACCATCCTGCCCGGTGACAGCGGCGGTCCGCTGATCGTGGACGGCAAGGTCGTCGGGGTCGCGTCGTGGAGCCGCAGCGACTTCAAGTGGTACAGCGTGTACGGGCGGCTGACCAACGACATGGGCGACTGGGTCAAGCAGGAGGTCGGCGCTCCCCAGTCCGACTTCACGTTGGGCGTTTCGCCTGCTTCCGTGAAGGTGGCGGCCGGCAAGTACGCGTCCACGACGGTGACGTCGGTGGCTGGTCCGGGTGGGTCGGAGCAGGTGACGTTGTCGGCGTCGGGCCTGCCTCCCGGGGCGAAGGCGGTGTTCCAGCCGACTTCTTTGCCGACCGGTTCGAACGCGAAGCTGACCGTCGAGACCGCTTCCACGACCCCTGCCGGCACGTACTCGGTCACGGTGACCGGGACGTCGTCCTCCGGGAAGACCGCTTCCACCACCCTGTCGCTGACTGTGGAGAGCGGCACGCCCCCGGTGGGTGACGTGAAGGTCGCCGTGTCGCCGTCGTCGGGCACCGTGCAGCAGGGCTTCTTCGCGCAGTTCTCGGTGACGGCGTCCGGCGGGACGGGCAACCTGACCCTGTCGGCGTCCGGCCTGCCGTCGGGCGCGCAGGCCCAGTTCAACCCGACCACCATCGCCCAGGGCGGCACCAGCGGGGTGTTCCTGACCACGAACTTCCAGACCCCGCCCGGGACCTACCGGGTGACGATCAAGGCGACGTCGGCAGACGGCAAGACCGGCACCGCCACCTACACCCTGACCGTCACACCGTGGGGCGCGCAGGGCATGAAGACGGCCTGA
- a CDS encoding PP2C family protein-serine/threonine phosphatase translates to MAQGYRQGADAGLDLDAWRRLVDGFHEAVVVLDPEGVVRLANPLAAVLFPEARPGAPASPHGRAQDLGGGWTAWYRGVEDFLERASQRLAVLTDRDETLRTVVELAPSDHPVVVVPGARGRLEWWRRDGSDVAVARTTRQIAGTVPGLLDVLDGSARHAEIPHPGDAPWGRPSGSGVAVSFDGRGALVSFGRSRDLELLERFAERASAALDASTRFSEQEQTVEALRADLLPRPLPTLAGTRLARVYEPAHRRNLVGGDFYDVHPREDGSAAFVLGDVAGNGLEAAVHAGHVRRSLHTLLLVEQRPAQLLHLLNSALRAAGSRLFTTLVVGNLVPVQAGGLRVTLAAGGHPAPLVLRAGGRVDEVAVHGGIVGVLPEVKFQQTTVALAPGETLLIYSDGVTEARARRDREDLFGDVRLKAALAECVGLPAEAVAEHVRRVVFDWLGAAEHDDLTMLVVQAAD, encoded by the coding sequence ATGGCCCAAGGCTACCGGCAGGGCGCCGACGCGGGCCTCGACCTCGACGCGTGGCGCCGCCTCGTCGACGGCTTCCACGAGGCCGTGGTGGTGCTCGACCCGGAGGGGGTCGTGCGCCTGGCCAACCCGCTCGCCGCCGTGCTGTTCCCCGAGGCCAGGCCCGGCGCGCCGGCCTCGCCGCACGGCCGTGCCCAGGACCTGGGCGGCGGGTGGACCGCGTGGTACCGGGGTGTCGAGGACTTCCTGGAGCGGGCGTCGCAGCGGCTCGCCGTGCTGACCGACCGTGACGAGACGCTGCGGACCGTGGTCGAGCTGGCGCCGTCGGACCACCCCGTCGTCGTGGTGCCGGGCGCGCGCGGCCGGCTGGAGTGGTGGCGGCGGGACGGCTCCGACGTGGCCGTCGCGCGCACGACCCGGCAGATCGCGGGCACCGTGCCGGGGCTGCTGGACGTCCTGGACGGCTCCGCGCGACACGCCGAGATCCCCCACCCGGGTGATGCGCCGTGGGGTCGGCCCTCGGGATCCGGGGTCGCCGTGTCGTTCGACGGGCGCGGCGCGCTGGTGAGCTTCGGCCGGTCGCGGGACCTGGAGCTGCTGGAGCGGTTCGCCGAGCGGGCGTCGGCGGCGCTGGACGCGAGCACGCGGTTCAGCGAGCAGGAGCAGACCGTGGAGGCGCTGCGGGCGGACCTGCTGCCCCGTCCGCTGCCCACCCTGGCCGGCACTCGGTTGGCGCGCGTCTACGAGCCCGCGCACCGGCGCAACCTCGTCGGCGGCGACTTCTACGACGTGCACCCGCGCGAGGACGGCAGCGCCGCGTTCGTGCTGGGCGACGTGGCGGGCAACGGGCTGGAGGCGGCCGTGCACGCCGGGCACGTGCGGCGGTCCCTGCACACCCTGCTGCTGGTCGAGCAGCGGCCCGCGCAGCTGCTCCACCTGCTCAACTCGGCGCTGCGGGCGGCCGGCAGCCGGCTGTTCACCACCCTGGTCGTGGGCAACCTCGTGCCCGTGCAGGCCGGCGGGCTGCGGGTGACCCTGGCGGCCGGCGGGCACCCCGCGCCGCTGGTGCTGCGCGCCGGCGGGCGGGTGGACGAGGTGGCCGTGCACGGCGGGATCGTGGGCGTGCTGCCCGAGGTGAAGTTCCAGCAGACGACGGTCGCGCTGGCGCCGGGCGAGACCCTGCTGATCTACAGCGACGGCGTGACCGAGGCGCGGGCGCGCCGCGACCGGGAGGACCTGTTCGGCGACGTCCGGTTGAAGGCGGCGCTGGCGGAGTGCGTGGGCCTGCCGGCGGAGGCGGTGGCCGAGCACGTGCGGCGGGTGGTGTTCGACTGGCTGGGCGCCGCCGAGCACGACGACCTGACCATGCTGGTCGTGCAGGCGGCGGACTAG